The nucleotide sequence actattacttatgcttgctattcgtagaagcatacttttggttgttaaacatttgatgatTGGTTAAGACGTCatccttttatgaatgcaaacgtactttgaaacagcatatagtatttgaccttgtaatgatcctgttgttgatgattcgtactcgatggttttgtacgggcatCACAGATGTTAAGAGAGTTGCTTAAAATCTATTTTGAGTGCACACAAGCTCTAATATTGCTCTCTATTCATATTGTTGagttgttttataataataataataataaaactgtcTCCCTAGTTATAATTTTAACTTTTTAATGTGAAACAATTGGTACAAAATTGTATGGAGCCAAGGCTCAATATGGAAGTCATAACACTTGAAAGTTTAAAAGACTATAATGTAGATATGGAAATGCAATCTATAGTAAGTAAGCAACTATAATAGTGAAGGCCATCCAATTTAATTGCTCAATTTATAGTTAACATTTTACTTGGTATATGTAACAAAAGAAGTATAATATGTGTTAATTTTGAGGATCATGTCGTTAGCATTTAGTATAATATTTGGAGTTTTTGGTTGGGACATTTGAATGCACTAGATATTTAGATGTAATAATGGTCATTTTGATTAAGGCCGAAAAATTATAAGCAGTAGAGAGTGTTAAGCAAGTGTTTGAAAATTTTAGAATATGATAGGATCGATAATCTGTCAATGAAGAAATGCTTAGTGATCAAAGGGAGTTGTTGATACAAGGTCCATATAAATTCAATTGATATGGAAGCATCCATTTGAACACAAAAACATTCAATTATTTAAACTATATGTGGCAGCATCTATTTTTAAACACTTTATTTCTAGTTAGATGTTTCTGTTACGTACTATTGGCATTGCGGTTTCAAGTATCGTAATATGCTAATGTAGATGTCAGCTATTGAAGGCTGCGTCACTAATTTAAGGCTGATATTCTAATGAGATATGTTGTTAATGTTCATGAGCACTTCAAAGTCTCCTGGTGAAGGAGCAATAGTGCATACTTTTAAATGTCTCCTGGTATATAATGACGAGTTTAGAGGTTTTTGTATTTTTGATTTGTGTTTAATTATGGCAGCAACACATGATTGTTCTGCATAATCACCTTTGTCGCTACCTTGTTTAGTATTTATTTGTGTTTTTGATTTTTTGAGTTTAATCAATAATCAATGTTTTTGTTAGGGTTGTTGATTATATTTGAATGTAAATATGGGTTTGAAAAAAATGTTGCAGGTTGGTTAGTGTGTGAAAGTTAAGGGGAAAATTAAGTTTGTTACCTTTAGGTGGAGAAGAGGTGGAGAAAAATGACCAAAATACCCTCACATAACTAGCACGTGACTGACATATAACAGATTAACTTAATGTCTGTTAGTGCGAGTGACTAAACATGTAATATTTTAAAACCACAGTGACTAAAATTGCAAGAAAAAAATCATAGTGACTAAAGTTGCAAGATATGACAAACCACTGACTATCCGTGTaattaagtttttaaaaaaaaacatgtaTTGATGTTCTTAAAATTGATTACTTGGTTATTTTTGCGCTTCCGGGCTCATAAAACTACTCTTGTAATATAAATCCATGTacaagtaaaacttaaaataataatatgttTTTGACAGTCAAAGATGTAGCAAAAAACTCCTGATTTGCATCTCGCACATATCCCTTCTTCCTCTACCTTCACATTTGTACAAAACCAAAATTCATACAATAACCTAATCTATAGCAATCAATTCAATTCTTACCCTTCAACGGGCCGCTTGCCATACGGATCCGATACCGAACTTTCAAAACTTGATATACGATGATTACGATGAGCGTTAGAAGTTGAATCACCAAAAGCCCATGTGCTAGGCGAATCACCAGCCGCATCGGTAGTTGTTGTCGTATACTTGGACGAACTAGAATTCGTCTTGCTCGAAATTCCCTCTGTATTCGATGAACTAGAGTGTCTACGTGGTCGACTTTTTGTGTTTTGATATCCGGGTTTCGTTGGTTCATCTAGTGAACCTGACTTCTTGGAAAGCATTGCGACCACCTGGCGCATGGTGGGTCGTAGCTTTGGGTCAGATTGGGTGCATAGTAACCCAATTTGGGTACACGTTGCCACCTGATCAGGTTCAGCTGGCGTGGCTAGCGTTGAATCCACGATTTCTGCCCCTTTTCCCTTCTCATATAGCTTAAACGCCTGAAAACATTACGATGGCTTAAGCTACCGATGAGTTTTTTTTACTGTGTTTGACTATTAAAGTAAAAATGTAATCAGTTTGACTTAGAAATGATATGATTAAAGATGAAATATTACCCAATCAAGTAGACTTTCGCACTCTGGATCGAGATTGAATGTAGAATTCTTTTGACCACTTATGAGCTCTAAAACGACAACACCGTAACTATATACATCAGCCTTCACTGATAAATTCCCATGCAACAGATACTCTGGAGCCATATACCCACTGCATGTAATAGAGATTAATTAAAGGCCAAAGGAAACATATGCTATATGCTCCTATAATTGAGAAAACTGTCTTTTACTGCGCACAAGTCCCAAGTTGACCTTTACTGTTAAACATATGTGGTAAACGGATGAGGTTTTCCATGTTCAAGTCACCCGGGAAGGGCTATTATTTTACACAGACGTATGCGACCTAACTAAGTTATCATGTGACCAATGGCCACCCCAGATGTAACGCTAGTGACGTTTGAACCTAAGACTTCTCGTGAGGATATGATGTTGCGCACTACTAGACTATCTTTttgataagtttttttttttaagttttttattttattatgtttttttttataaaaagagcATTCATATTTGATATAGCCTAGCACGTTAGCACATATAGAAAATCGTAACTACTAGACTATTTTGTGATTGTTTATGTTTTGATGCATATATTTTCTAAAAGGTATTAACTTGTTTGGAGTATGTTTTGATGCATACGGCTAAACGGATGAGGTTTTCTCTCAGGTTACCAGGGAGGACGCGTATTTTACTAAGATGTATGCGACCTAACCAAGTAATCCTATGAGCGTTTATGTCCCTTTAATTTAACTAGTTGCTGAACATAAGACGACTTCTTGTAACGGTTTATGTTTTGATGAATATATTTGCTAAAATGTCTAATAATTAACTTGTTTGTAGTTATTGGTTTGAAGGAATAGAAACATAAGTTTAGTGAAAACGTACTTGGTACCAGCTACACGGGTGTTAACATGAGTTTTATCTTCAGGATAGAGCCTAGCCATGCCAAAATCAGCAATTTTGGGTCTCCATTTTTTGTCTAATAAGATATTGCTGGCTTTTATATCTCTGTGAATGATGCGCTCGTGTGAGTCTTCATGAAGATAAAGCAGCCCTTGTGCAACACCAACTATTATTGAATATCTCTTCTTCCAGTCCAATACATCCCGCTTTGCAGATTCTAACAAATTAGGATAAAGTAAAAAAACATCATTGCTATAGCTACTAATGAAACAGCACCAACGGatataataacaaaaaaaaaattatgagtTAGGGAACATACTAAAAAGAAGCTTGTCGAGGCTCTCGTTATGTACGTATTCATATACCAAAACCTTCTCAGGGAATGCACAATAACCAAACAAGCTCACAACGTTACGATGTTGTATGCACGCTAATAATTTGGCTTCATTACTGAATTCCCTTTTTCCTTGCTTTGAAGTCTCTGATAACTTCTTAACAGCAATCTCCCTGCCATCATCCAACTTTCCCTACAATTACAAAGTGCCCATTTCATTTCAATTATACATATAATTCTCAAATATTGGTCATTTCATCATCATGAAATATTGACTTTTTAAGTTATGCAAGTCAACTGATGGGAAAATAattcacaacgggcaatctacaaagcggaaacaaacccgtttgacaagcatttcccgacccgtatgaacccgtgaggaaactaacaaacaagctatatcaaatccAACCCAAATCTGTCCCAATTCAGTAGCAAATAAACTAATAacgaataatcaagcacacacaatacacacgagactttttacgtggaaaacctctcaaaatcgagagtaaaaaccacgggactcgtaagccacttaaattccactatcatcaacaaagagaacaatacaataggtcttctctagatcatatagagtatacaacatcatcatactcttgaactacaacaatcaacaagtatatgaacaacctaaaaagacaaaagaggaattatctcacccaaaaatctgctctctgttccagcagcaagaacacgacctacagaccttattagacgaattcaacggttgaaaatgttggcactgatgtcaggaagacacagtccaaaaattgtgaagattcaacggtcggatctccggggatcgaaggttttctggcctgctgtcactgtagacgggaattggggttttgactctttttcttgatctctcttgCACTCTTGATCATGAAAACAGCTGCAACTTGATGTTTTAAGATGCCCTCctatgcttgaccaagtcaaccaagcaatgggcctaattttgttgggcttgggcttgttaatacttactcatatttggaaacccaataacaaaacccaacaaatctccccctttccaattatgaggaaggaatcgccatcccggcgatcgagcaacataccttgagcttctcacttgctaaagcctttgtgaacatgtcggaaccattatcatcggtgtgaactttatcaagttcaaacgaaccatcttcaagacgttctctaatccaatgataccgcacatctatatgttttgtccacttatgatacatagaatttctagccaaatgaatcgcactctcattatcacaaagaaccacatatcgtgattgcttaaacccaaggtcttgtagaaaccttttcatccacaatagttctttgcacgcttctgttgctgccatatattcagcctcggtcgtagacaatgcaacacacttttgtaaccttgattgccatgaaactgctccccctgcgaaagtcatcaaatatccagaagtggatttcatgttatctttgtttcctgccatatctgagtctgtataaccaacaagcatcggctctccatttccgaatgtgatacctaactttgaagtacctcgtaagtatctcataatccatttaaccgcttcccaatgcttcttacccggatttgacataaaccgactaacaacacttaccgcatgagctatatcaggcctagtacacaccatagcatacatcaagctaccaactgctgacgcatatggaactatatccatctcctcaacatcctcctttgaagtaggacaatctctttctgttagcttaaagttgtttgtaagaggggaactaaccactttagcattcttcatgttgaatctacttagcaccttttcaatgtattgctcttgtgatatatgtaacgtcttagcacctctatctctagaaatccgaatgccaagaatctgttttgctggccccaagtctttcatagcaaaagacttgctcaattctcgcttcaactgcgcaattcttttaatatttttaccaacaatcaacatatcatcaacgtataacaacaatatgatgaaatcatcatcaccaaacctctgaaagaaaatacaatgatctgaagttgtctttcggtagccttgctttcctataaccgactcaaacttcttataccactgtctcggtgcttgcttcaacccatataaacttttctgaagtctacaaacataattttctttacccttaacccgaaaaccttcaggttgcatcatgtagatttccttatccaaatcaccgtgaagaaaagcagtcttgacatccatctgttcaacctcaagatcaagactagcagctaatccaagaaccactcgaatagatcccatcttcacaaccggtgagaaaatctcatcaaaatcaataccctttttctggctgaatcctttaacgactaacctagctttgtaccttggttgtgaagtaagctcatctgtcttcactttgaatacccatttgtttctcaaagctctcttgcctttaggtaacttcaccagctcataagtattgttctcatgcaaggaattcatctcatcttgcatagcttcaccccactctttcttatgctcatctttcattgcttctgaataacattctggctctcccccatcagtaactaatacatactcatcagcagaatatctaacagaaggatgacggtctcgggtagaccgcctaagtgggacaaatgggggcacatctggtactggaatctctacctgctccggagcataatcatcatcagtaccatgttcatcattatgaacatcatctccaacatgttgtggagtaactggatccaaatcaacaagatcagcactaggttgaggaactgaatctgccttatcaacatcttttaacatctgatcttctgtaaatacaacatctcggcttcgtacgagtttcttctgaactggatcatataacctgtacccaaaatcatcttcaccatagccgaggaatacacatggcttagtcttcatatcaagctttgacctctcatctttgggaacatgaacaaaagctttacatccaaaaactcgtaaatggcggtaagaaacatctttgccgctccaaaccctgttaggaacatcaaaacgcaaaggaacacaaggggttagattaataatatgaactgccgtatttaaagcctcaccccaaaaggaatcggacaaccatgcatgtgaaagcaaacatctaactctctcaaccaaagttctgttcatcctctctgctaagccattcaactgaggtgtctttggtggagtcttttgatgccgaataccattctccttacagtaagcatcaaatctaccaatgtattcaccgccattatcagtccgaatacacttgagtttctttcccgtttgcctttcaactagtgtatgaaattctttaaacttttcaaatacttgatcctttgactttaaggtataaacccacaccttcctggaatgatcatcgatgaatgtaacaaagtaggaacatccaccgagtgtcctagtcttcataggcccacaaacatccgaatgaactagatcaagtacgttctccattcgaaaaggagaatgactcttaaacgcaactctggtctgtttccctgccaaacagtgagaacacttactcaaatcaataccactaacacccgacaacacattcttcttgaacaagatagacatccccttttcactcatgtggccaagtcttttatgccacaactcagtagaatcaacattgtccactgcgttaacaatgttctggatgatcttcggacgcgtgatgtataatcttgagtctttcttgcctcttcccactatcatagaaccaagagttagtttccaaataccattaccaaaaccgttataataaccatcatcatcaagaatgcctgttgaaataacattaagtctcatatccggaacatgttttacattatgcaaaactaactccattcccgtgtcaaatttcaaacaaacatctctaataccaacgatctttgataacccggcattacccatcctagcaaatccatagtcacctggagtgtaagatgagaagtgatctctacaaattgcaacatgacatgtagcaccactatcaacaatccaactcgtgtcatcatgagtaagattgatcatatcataatcaatacaaacaaagaactcatctgtgatagcgttaacttcaaccttatcatcatcaccaccatcacttttcttttgtttattcttgtcatatgcctttttcttctcattcttcaactttggacaataccactttgtgtgccccttttcatgacaattataacactcaacgttagcaaatttgcctttgcgtgagctgctacgatgattgcctcttttaccctgacctctactatgacttctcccccgcgtttctgtgaccaagatatctgactgtgaagaggaaccttgtgactttcttctcatctcttcattcaaaatactacccttagccaattccatggtgatagtaccattcggtgcagagttggacaaagatgtcctaaaagtctcccaagagtccggtaatgtaccaagtaaccagagaccctgaatctcatcctcaaacttgatacccatacctgcaagctgatttataataccctgatatgcatttaggtgatctgtaataggagtcccatcatgatacttcaaagccatcatctgcttaattaagaacaacttgttattcccagtctttcgttcatataactgctcaagctttttccataaggctttagcatcagtctccccagtaatatgattcacaacattatcatcaacccactgccgaatatacccacatacttgtctatgcaaaattttccattgagcatcagatttttcctcaggtttatcctcagtaaaaacaggcaaataataatctttcacataaagaagatcctccattttacctttccaaacatgataatttgaaccatttaaactaatcattttacttgtattagcttccatctttcacacaagtcaaatcaaataacctagctctagataccaatttgatgggaaaataattcacaacgggcaatctacaaagcggaaacaaacccgtttgacaagcatttcccgacccgtatgagcccgtgaggaaactaacaaacaagctatatcaaatccAACCCAAATCTGTCCCAATTCAGTAG is from Rutidosis leptorrhynchoides isolate AG116_Rl617_1_P2 chromosome 10, CSIRO_AGI_Rlap_v1, whole genome shotgun sequence and encodes:
- the LOC139872544 gene encoding cysteine-rich receptor-like protein kinase 43 isoform X2 produces the protein MIKFKNFFGELIKPCNSSRTGKDLAATDVVPQEQKIFTFQSIINATKNFEIKLGQGGFGPVYKGKLDDGREIAVKKLSETSKQGKREFSNEAKLLACIQHRNVVSLFGYCAFPEKVLVYEYVHNESLDKLLFKSAKRDVLDWKKRYSIIVGVAQGLLYLHEDSHERIIHRDIKASNILLDKKWRPKIADFGMARLYPEDKTHVNTRVAGTNGYMAPEYLLHGNLSVKADVYSYGVVVLELISGQKNSTFNLDPECESLLDWAFKLYEKGKGAEIVDSTLATPAEPDQVATCTQIGLLCTQSDPKLRPTMRQVVAMLSKKSGSLDEPTKPGYQNTKSRPRRHSSSSNTEGISSKTNSSSSKYTTTTTDAAGDSPSTWAFGDSTSNAHRNHRISSFESSVSDPYGKRPVEG
- the LOC139872544 gene encoding cysteine-rich receptor-like protein kinase 43 isoform X1, with the protein product MIKFKNFFGELIKPCNSSRTEGKDLAATDVVPQEQKIFTFQSIINATKNFEIKLGQGGFGPVYKGKLDDGREIAVKKLSETSKQGKREFSNEAKLLACIQHRNVVSLFGYCAFPEKVLVYEYVHNESLDKLLFKSAKRDVLDWKKRYSIIVGVAQGLLYLHEDSHERIIHRDIKASNILLDKKWRPKIADFGMARLYPEDKTHVNTRVAGTNGYMAPEYLLHGNLSVKADVYSYGVVVLELISGQKNSTFNLDPECESLLDWAFKLYEKGKGAEIVDSTLATPAEPDQVATCTQIGLLCTQSDPKLRPTMRQVVAMLSKKSGSLDEPTKPGYQNTKSRPRRHSSSSNTEGISSKTNSSSSKYTTTTTDAAGDSPSTWAFGDSTSNAHRNHRISSFESSVSDPYGKRPVEG